The following proteins are co-located in the Microbacterium sp. SORGH_AS_0888 genome:
- a CDS encoding NAD(P)-binding protein, producing MSIGIASPLFEPLRIGALEVPNRIMQTAHSKQYSDRVESDRETAYYVRRAEGGCGLFIAGNHFVHPSGSIRNFEDAFRPESVESNLRMTEAVHAAGARIMVQLNHHGAQAQPDGPDGPRPVLAPSRLISPSTQHATVAATAADIRELVAAWARSAEYARLGGFDGVEIHLAHGYLLHQFLSPLYNARVDEYGGGIEGRTRFAREVLVAVRQRVGDDYPVGVRIVANEHHPQGLGTADMIEVIAALRAEARIDFLDLAAGGYHNVHYVFPSSAMPAAWLREDVTAIKRANPDVPVFGVGAALSVEQAEEVLTAGIADMVALTRAQIADPDLARKLRDGRTDEIRHCIRLNQGCLGRGSRGLPVSCTVNPLAGRELERPNRSASSLAQRWLVVGGGPAGMRAAVELAEDGHAVTLVEADDRLGGQLRLARRVPGRESIGLLVSDLVRDLDAAGVEVRRGLRIDGARLDALVAAEHFDGVVMATGATSPEGTSLALGGAYVNGFPPAGTVSAFRALADPAALGRRVLAVDADGTAYASGVVLSLLAQVPEVEVVTPFEAVFPHVGPGYDRPLLLERCGAHPGFRRTTAHRVLHIEGAAVKIQDVVTGEVSERVGIDTILAIEPRQAAPTWHAAGVRTVTIGDARAPRNIDAAIYDAVELAYAVAGASV from the coding sequence GTGAGCATCGGGATCGCCTCGCCCCTGTTCGAGCCGCTGCGCATCGGCGCGCTCGAGGTCCCGAACCGGATCATGCAGACGGCTCACTCCAAGCAGTACTCCGACCGGGTGGAGTCCGACCGCGAGACGGCCTACTACGTGCGGCGGGCGGAGGGCGGGTGCGGCCTGTTCATCGCGGGCAACCACTTCGTGCACCCGAGCGGGTCGATCCGCAACTTCGAGGACGCCTTCCGTCCCGAGTCGGTCGAGAGCAACCTCCGGATGACGGAGGCCGTCCACGCCGCGGGCGCGCGGATCATGGTCCAGCTGAACCATCACGGGGCGCAGGCGCAGCCGGACGGCCCCGACGGTCCCCGGCCTGTCCTCGCCCCGTCGCGCCTCATCTCGCCCTCGACCCAGCACGCGACGGTGGCCGCGACGGCGGCGGACATCCGTGAGCTCGTGGCCGCGTGGGCGCGCTCGGCCGAGTACGCCCGGCTCGGCGGCTTCGACGGCGTCGAGATCCACCTCGCCCACGGGTACCTGCTGCACCAGTTCCTCTCCCCGCTCTACAACGCCCGCGTCGACGAGTACGGCGGCGGGATCGAGGGTCGGACGCGCTTCGCCCGTGAGGTGCTCGTCGCCGTCCGTCAGCGGGTCGGCGACGACTACCCCGTCGGCGTCCGGATCGTCGCCAATGAGCACCATCCCCAGGGTCTCGGGACGGCGGACATGATCGAGGTGATCGCCGCCCTGCGAGCGGAGGCCCGCATCGACTTCCTCGACCTCGCCGCGGGCGGCTACCACAACGTCCACTACGTGTTCCCGTCGTCGGCGATGCCGGCGGCCTGGCTGCGGGAGGACGTGACGGCGATCAAGCGCGCGAATCCGGACGTGCCGGTCTTCGGGGTCGGCGCGGCGCTGAGCGTGGAGCAGGCCGAGGAGGTGCTGACCGCGGGAATCGCCGACATGGTCGCGCTCACCCGCGCACAGATCGCCGACCCCGACCTCGCCCGCAAGCTCCGCGACGGTCGAACGGACGAGATCCGCCACTGCATCCGTCTCAACCAGGGGTGTCTCGGCCGGGGCAGCCGGGGGCTGCCGGTCTCGTGCACCGTCAACCCGCTCGCCGGCCGCGAGCTCGAGCGCCCGAACCGGTCGGCCTCCTCCCTCGCGCAGCGCTGGCTCGTGGTGGGCGGCGGTCCGGCCGGGATGCGTGCGGCCGTGGAGCTCGCCGAGGACGGCCACGCGGTCACTCTCGTCGAGGCCGACGACCGACTGGGAGGCCAGCTGCGTCTGGCCCGCCGCGTCCCGGGACGGGAGAGCATCGGTCTTCTGGTCTCCGATCTCGTCCGCGACCTCGACGCGGCGGGCGTGGAGGTGCGCCGAGGGCTGCGGATCGACGGTGCGCGGCTCGACGCGCTCGTGGCGGCCGAGCACTTCGACGGTGTCGTCATGGCCACCGGCGCGACCTCGCCCGAGGGCACCTCGCTCGCGCTCGGCGGCGCCTATGTGAACGGCTTCCCTCCGGCGGGGACCGTGAGCGCCTTCCGGGCGCTCGCCGACCCGGCCGCGCTCGGTCGCCGTGTGCTCGCGGTGGACGCCGACGGCACGGCCTACGCCTCCGGCGTCGTGCTGAGCCTGCTCGCGCAGGTGCCGGAGGTCGAGGTCGTGACCCCGTTCGAGGCGGTGTTCCCCCACGTCGGGCCCGGCTACGACCGTCCGCTCCTGCTCGAACGGTGCGGCGCGCATCCGGGTTTCCGCCGCACCACGGCGCACCGTGTCCTGCACATCGAAGGAGCCGCGGTGAAGATCCAGGACGTCGTGACGGGCGAGGTCTCGGAACGGGTCGGGATCGACACGATCCTCGCGATCGAGCCGCGGCAGGCCGCTCCCACGTGGCACGCCGCCGGCGTCCGTACCGTCACCATCGGGGACGCGCGGGCGCCTCGGAACATCGACGCCGCGATCTACGACGCCGTCGAGCTCGCGTACGCGGTGGCGGGCGCGTCCGTGTGA